The Oceanispirochaeta sp. genomic interval TAGCAAGATCAATAACCGGATATGTTCATTGAGAGTTACATTGAAAAATCTTTTCCCAGGTATATGGTTCGTGCCAGCTCACTTTCTAAAAGCTCTTCTTTGCTTCCACTGACAATGATCTCACCCAGGTTCGTGATATAGGAGCGATGAGTGATGGTGAAGGTATCCCGTACATTATGGTCGGTTATCAGAATGCCGATTCCTCGTTCAGAAAGGTGCTCTATGATTTTTTTAATCTCGTAGACAGCAATGGGATCAATTCCGGCAAAAGGTTCATCCAGAAGCAGAAAACGGGGATCCGTCGCCAGAGAGCGGGCAATTTCCGTCCGCCTTCTTTCCCCTCCCGAGAGAGTAAAAGCTTTCTGTCTCCGAACCTTCTGTACTCCCAGGTCCTCAATGAGGTGCTCCATCTTTTCTTTCTTTTCTACTTTACTCAAATCATCCCGCGTTTCGAGAATGGCCCAGATATTGTCTTCCACCGTCAGCTTCCGAAAAACTGAGGGCTCCTGAGGCAGGTATGAAATGCCCAGGCGGGAACGCTTGTACATCGGCTCGTTGGTGATGTCAGTATTATCCAGAAGAATGCGTCCCGCTGTGGCTCTGATAAATCCTGCAATGATATAAAAACAAGTGGTTTTGCCGGCTCCGTTGGGACCTAAAAGGCCAACGATTTCCCCCTGATGCATAGTAAAACTCATGGTTTTAACGGCGACTTTTTTTCCATACAATTTTTTAACATTTTCGACTTGAAGAGACTTTGTATCAGAAATCATTGCCTTACTCATGGGCTCTCCTCAGGTGTTTCCAATTCCGTGTCAGCCTGGGAGTCTTCGACGACTTCGGCCGGATTGTTCTCTGCATCATTATCATCCTGGCTCTTGGAAAGCAGTGACCCCTGAACTACCCCTTCCATCCTGATTTCATCCGTATCCAGATCTACAGTGATACGGGAGGCTCTGAAAACATCGTCCTTTCTATAGACGACGGGTAAACCGGTTAGTTCAAGAACATTCCGGTCTCTGTAATACACGGCAAATTCACTCCTGCAAGCCAGATCTTCTTTGAGAATACGCACTCCGACCTGTAGAATAATCAGATCGTCCTTTTCCCTATTTTCAAAATAGCTGCATTTAATAATCATCTTATTTTCTCTGTCTTCCATCATGGAAGGACCGGTTATTCTGATGATTCTATTGTCATTATCATAATGAAACACATCCGATGTCAGAGTAAAGTTTTTTTCAAGGTCCTCCACTTCAACGTTTCCTTCACAGATGAAAAACTGAAAATCCTTACCTAGAATCTCAACACGATCAGCCTTGATCTTCTTCTTCTCCGACTGTATCAACACATTCCCTTCAAGGAGGGTGTTTTCTTTCCCCTCGGCCATGACCGATTTTAAAAAATCACTGGTAAAACTGTACTGCTCTGCTGTGATCGGTAAAAGGGAGAACAGAAGCATTATTAAAAATAGAAACCTTTTTTTATTCATCCTTACTTCCTGATTCAAGAGATCCACCGATTCCAGATGAAAAAATTGTTGTATTTGTATATAAGTCTGCCACAAAACCAGCCCCTTCCAGAAGGGATCCGTTATCCATCATGATCGTGACCCGGGATTCTTCCATACTGGAGAGCTCTCTTTTTTCATCCAGCCAGCTCAGATTCTCGGCTTTGACAGAGGCTTCATTCCTCAGGGAGTATCCCTGGATATGGCCCTGGATCTTTGCATCATTGTTATCAGAAATCAGCAGATATTCGGCTTCTCCCGTCGTGATCACGTCCCGGCCACTTCCAAACTCATTAAAGACAAACTTTATCAGCTCCGTTTCTTCCCTTTTTTCCCAGACAATTGCCTCTTCGGCTTGAAAAGTGACCTTTGGCTGTCCGCCCTGAACCTGAACTCGTTTCACACCATAGAGCCTGGATGTTGGGATAGACTCATCCAGGCTGTCACTGAAAGATGAATCATAATCCAGAGAACATGAGAAATTAAGAAAAATAATTAAAACCGAGAAGAGTATCTTTTTCACTTTCAGGAAATTATCGGTTTATATGCCCCTCCTGTCAATCAACAAAGGGATTGGAATTAAGTTCAAAAGTTTATAATATATTGACAGCACTGAATACTGGGAATTAGACTCAATATTAAGCCAAAGGACGGATAATAAATGTCAGACTTCCTGAAGGACTCTGATTTCATGAGAATTAGAGATCTCATATATAATGAAAGTGGAATCCATTTCTCTGATTCAAACAGAACCATTCTTGAAAGCCGATTGAAGGAACGCCTGAAACTTCTGAAACTGGAGAGCATCAGTGAGTACTATAATTCCTTGACAGGAAGTGACAGTGAGTTGAAAGATTTTCTGGATTCAGTCACGACCAATCTGACTCGCTTTTTCAGGAATCAGGCCCATTATGATACATTCATAAATTATGTGATTCCTGACCTGGTAGAACGCAAAAGAAAAAGTGGTGAAAAGAAAATCTCAATATGGAGTGCCGGATGTTCTACTGGAGAAGAACCCTATACAAATGCAATGGTCCTCAAAGAACACCTCCCTCCGGATTTCAAGATCGAAGTTGTAGCTTCTGACCTCAGTCTTAAATCATTGATGAAGGCAAAAGAAGGGGTTTATTTAAAGAATCGGATTACTGGAATCCCGGATAAATATCTGAATAAATACTTCACAGAAGAGGATAATAGCTATAGGGTTAAGCCGGAAATTGGGGGACTAATCAAATTTGATTATCACAACCTGAAATTCGGAAGCAGTTTGAAGAACCTGGACATTGTTTTCTGCAGGAACGTATTAATCTACTTTGATGAACCTGCACAAAAAAATGTTATTGACAACTTCTGGAATTCAATGGCCCCCCACTCCTATTTGTTTATTGGTCATTCCGAGTCACTTTTCGGCATGGATACTCAATTTAAATTTATTAAAACAGACTGGGCGTGTATCTACGGTAAAATTAAGGATTAAGTAAGAGAGGCTTCTGTGTCAGAGAACAAAATATCAGTGCTGGTTGTAGACGATTCGGCATTGATGAGAAATATAATATCCAAACTGATCGAAAAAGACAGCGATCTTCAGGTCGTTGGTACGGCCATGAATGGTCGTTTTGGATTGAACAAGATTCCCCGGCTGACCCCGGATGTGATTGTTCTGGACCTGGAAATGCCCGAAATGAACGGCATTGAGTTTCTTAAGGAGATGCATAGCCTAGGTCATAACATCCCTGTAATCATCCTGTCATCCATCGCCAAAAAAGGCGCCCGAATCACCATGGAAGCCCTGGCTCTGGGAGCCTCTGATTTTATAACAAAACCCAGCGGTTCGACTCCGGATGAGCTTGAAAAAATCGGAAATCAACTCGTAACAGTTCTTAAAGCCTTCGGTAGCAATTATAGAAGAAAGCAGGGGAACAGCGTTCCTCCTCTTGTGGACAAGCAGGTTCAGTCTCTGTCTATGGATATGGAAACCAATCGGCAGGAATCATCTCGTTTGCCTGGTAGAATCAGTATCAAACAGGATGCCTGGGAAAAAATAACACCTTCGAAAGAGCCGGAAAAGCCGGAAGTCATTGTCATTGGCATCTCAACTGGAGGACCAAATGCCCTCAGGAAGGTCTTTTCAGAAATAGATCCAGAACTTTCTGTACCGATTGTAGTGGTTCAGCATATGCCCGCCGGGTTCACCAAGGAGTTTGCCGCCAGTCTGAACAGGATTTGTCCACTGGAAGTCAAAGAAGCTGCTGAGGGTGACCTGGTCAAGGCAGGTAGGATACTGATTGCTCCAGGTGATGCTCATGTCTCTATCGAAAAGAAGTCCCTGGCCTCAATTATTCACCTCCACGATACTGAGCTGGTCAATGGACACAAGCCCTCTGCGGGGGTCCTTTTTGATTCGGTTGCCTGCGCTTATGGAAATAAATCCATTGCTGTGATCATGACAGGGATGGGTAAGGATGGAGCACGGGAAATCGGAAAGGTCTTCAAAGAGGGCGGGATGACGATTGCCCAGGATTCTTCCTCATGCATTGTCTATGGAATGCCCAGGGTCGCCGTAGAACATGACTACATCCGGAAAATCGTATCCCTGGATGACATGGCCCAGACCATCAGCAGGCTGGCGGCAGGCTAAAAAGCTCAACCGCAGCCTTTACAGGCTTTACAGGCGTCATGACAATCCATGAATTCCTTCATATCCTCTAATGACATCTTCCTCTTTATGACGGGTAGTTCTCCCGGTCCTTTGAATTTGCGCAGCAGAACATTCAGGCCCACTCCAGCGGCCAGACCCAGGACTCCAGAGAAAAACAGAAGAACTTCCACAGCTGTCAAAAAAGAAGCGATTCCATAAAAAGCCAGAAATCCTAAAAGAGGAACCATGAAGATCATAAAGGCCGCGATGATGGAAGACTTGGGATCTATCAGGATTTCCACCATATCACCCTTGGACAATGAAAATGCTTCTGGATTTTCGGCAGGAAAACAGCGTTCCTTGACCTTCCAGAAGGAGCGGGATGCTTTTGATTTATCCGCCTTGGGATTGGGATAACGGACAAGGATTGTATCATCCGTCAATTTTTCTTCAACGATTGTTGGTTGTATCATCAGGTTTCTCCGTACAGGGTATTCTTAAGGTTTCGATGCTCCGGGCTTTTCCCTGATCATCCAGATCAAGGAGAACGCCCTGCATTTCCAGCTGATCCCAGGCATCCTGGGACCTTTCTGGTATCTGAGTCAGGAATTTTTGAATCTCCAGATTCTTCTCCAGACCTCCCACAGAATGAAGGCTTCCACAGCGGCCGGCATCTGTAATCATGGCAGTTCCCTTTTTCATTAGGCCAGCATCCGCAGTTATGGCTTTCGTTCCCGTTCCAATCATGGCACTGGCATGGCCGTCTACAATATAAGCAAGGGTCTGCTTCTCTGCCGTTGTGGTAGCATGGAAGTTTACAATGATATGGGGGGTGGTTTCTTTCACTCGGCTGATCAGATCAGTGACATATGAAAATGGATTTGACAGGTGTACTCTCTGATATCCGGATTGACCCAGAAGACTAATGATGGCGATTTTCTGATCTCCCACATTATAGATACCCCATCCTCTTCCGGGACTACCGGGTGGATAGTTTGCAGGGCGGATCAAAAAGGATGCTTTTGGGATAAATCCCACCATATCCTTTTTATAGAAGACACATTCTCCCGAAGTAATGGCATCAAGTCCCAGTTTCTTCAGATACAGAGAATGATTCATTCCCATTCCAAAACCACCGGTCACACCGTTCCCGTTGGCAACGACAAAATCGAGGTTCTTTTCTTCTTTTAGTTTCGGAAGTAGTTTTTTGACAGTAAAGACACCGGCCTTACTGACAATCTCTCCAATAAACAGGATTCGCATGCCTCCTAAAATACTCAATTATTAAAAGGATAACAATTGCCAAACAAGGGCATTCTGGAGAATGTTTTTCACTTTCGAAACGGATGTTGACAAAGAAAACAAGCCTCACTATACTATTTCTACGTCTGCCTGGATGGTGAAATTGGTAGACACGCTAGTTTCAGGGACTAGTGCGGGTAACCGCGTGGA includes:
- the lptB gene encoding LPS export ABC transporter ATP-binding protein, with amino-acid sequence MSKAMISDTKSLQVENVKKLYGKKVAVKTMSFTMHQGEIVGLLGPNGAGKTTCFYIIAGFIRATAGRILLDNTDITNEPMYKRSRLGISYLPQEPSVFRKLTVEDNIWAILETRDDLSKVEKKEKMEHLIEDLGVQKVRRQKAFTLSGGERRRTEIARSLATDPRFLLLDEPFAGIDPIAVYEIKKIIEHLSERGIGILITDHNVRDTFTITHRSYITNLGEIIVSGSKEELLESELARTIYLGKDFSM
- a CDS encoding LptA/OstA family protein, with translation MNKKRFLFLIMLLFSLLPITAEQYSFTSDFLKSVMAEGKENTLLEGNVLIQSEKKKIKADRVEILGKDFQFFICEGNVEVEDLEKNFTLTSDVFHYDNDNRIIRITGPSMMEDRENKMIIKCSYFENREKDDLIILQVGVRILKEDLACRSEFAVYYRDRNVLELTGLPVVYRKDDVFRASRITVDLDTDEIRMEGVVQGSLLSKSQDDNDAENNPAEVVEDSQADTELETPEESP
- a CDS encoding SoxR reducing system RseC family protein, whose protein sequence is MIQPTIVEEKLTDDTILVRYPNPKADKSKASRSFWKVKERCFPAENPEAFSLSKGDMVEILIDPKSSIIAAFMIFMVPLLGFLAFYGIASFLTAVEVLLFFSGVLGLAAGVGLNVLLRKFKGPGELPVIKRKMSLEDMKEFMDCHDACKACKGCG
- a CDS encoding protein-glutamate O-methyltransferase CheR yields the protein MSDFLKDSDFMRIRDLIYNESGIHFSDSNRTILESRLKERLKLLKLESISEYYNSLTGSDSELKDFLDSVTTNLTRFFRNQAHYDTFINYVIPDLVERKRKSGEKKISIWSAGCSTGEEPYTNAMVLKEHLPPDFKIEVVASDLSLKSLMKAKEGVYLKNRITGIPDKYLNKYFTEEDNSYRVKPEIGGLIKFDYHNLKFGSSLKNLDIVFCRNVLIYFDEPAQKNVIDNFWNSMAPHSYLFIGHSESLFGMDTQFKFIKTDWACIYGKIKD
- a CDS encoding chemotaxis response regulator protein-glutamate methylesterase, with product MSENKISVLVVDDSALMRNIISKLIEKDSDLQVVGTAMNGRFGLNKIPRLTPDVIVLDLEMPEMNGIEFLKEMHSLGHNIPVIILSSIAKKGARITMEALALGASDFITKPSGSTPDELEKIGNQLVTVLKAFGSNYRRKQGNSVPPLVDKQVQSLSMDMETNRQESSRLPGRISIKQDAWEKITPSKEPEKPEVIVIGISTGGPNALRKVFSEIDPELSVPIVVVQHMPAGFTKEFAASLNRICPLEVKEAAEGDLVKAGRILIAPGDAHVSIEKKSLASIIHLHDTELVNGHKPSAGVLFDSVACAYGNKSIAVIMTGMGKDGAREIGKVFKEGGMTIAQDSSSCIVYGMPRVAVEHDYIRKIVSLDDMAQTISRLAAG
- a CDS encoding TIGR00282 family metallophosphoesterase; translated protein: MRILFIGEIVSKAGVFTVKKLLPKLKEEKNLDFVVANGNGVTGGFGMGMNHSLYLKKLGLDAITSGECVFYKKDMVGFIPKASFLIRPANYPPGSPGRGWGIYNVGDQKIAIISLLGQSGYQRVHLSNPFSYVTDLISRVKETTPHIIVNFHATTTAEKQTLAYIVDGHASAMIGTGTKAITADAGLMKKGTAMITDAGRCGSLHSVGGLEKNLEIQKFLTQIPERSQDAWDQLEMQGVLLDLDDQGKARSIETLRIPCTEKPDDTTNNR